Within Conger conger chromosome 3, fConCon1.1, whole genome shotgun sequence, the genomic segment TACCTCAAACAGTTGCTTCAACCCTCTGCTGTACTACTTTTCTGGAGAAACCTTTCGCAAGGCTATATGTGTTGCCTCTGCGAACTGCAGCAACTCTTACAACTCCTTTAACCAGGGCAGCCTGCTCACCTTGAGGGCTAAGTCCAACCCCCGTGACTTGTCTGCCCTTGTCAAGGACGAAGGCCTGGTCCAGGACAACAATGCCATTCTGAGCCGGGAAGAACAGCTATGATGTGACAGAAAAAAAGtctgatttttttattataccGAAGTTCCCGAGTTGGTGGCGTGTCCTCAAAGCAAAATGGTGTAAGCGATTGAGCCATGGAAATTTAAGAGTAAGAATTATATAACCATTTTATGTTACACATTTATGTTTGTACATTTCTTTGTTGCCATTTAACATTAGTATTTCAGTATGTTCTTattatttttggttattttaGTTAAAATAGCTACAGTACAAGCTAACTTGTACTGTAAAGAATTAGAATCTCAATTGTATGAAATATTACTGCGCAATTAGAGTGCCTATGGGAACCCCTTAAGGATAAGCATTGAAATACAAGTTTAAATCCCTGCAGGTCAAATAGTGGAGACGAACTGGTGGCCACAGTTATTATGTATGCTCTTTGTAGGTGGTGATCTGAACTATTTACACAACTTCAGTGTAAGATTTCTGAAAGACACGTGAGGCAGTATTTCAATCATTTAAATGTGACATTGTATTTTCCCTATGCTGCCTACAAACACCATGTCGATCAGCTATCTGTTTTACATGCAGGTTTCTGGTTCAAGTATTGTGAGAACAGGCTTTTTTATGTCATATGATATAAGGTGTTTTCAGACAATCAAACTATACGCAGTTCTGTCAGATTGTTTGTTTGACAAATGGATACATGGACAACCAAACAATGCAGAGAGGGATGTGTGGTATATTGCCTTGCCTACTCCAACAGGAAGCACCTGGACTGAAACTTATTGAGCGTATGAGTGTTTGATATTTCTCCAAATAAATGGTTTGATGCTACATCTTattggaaatattttatttgtggtGGGTGCGGGGGAAAAAACAAGACTGCTAATTAGATGGCAGTATTTCAGATAAAGTGGATGTATAAAAGCAAAACAGGTAAATGTATTAACAAAGCACATACTGTTGTGTCAAAATGGGCAAAGTATAATGCCAAAATGGATACCTTGGAAAAAGAGAGCTTGATGGAGGACAGCAATCAGTGCTCTgatggagaaaaaggaaaacactATCACAGTAGAAGGAGAGCAGTAGTGAATGAAGTAATGGCTCCAAAGAAAGAGCAGGAAAACCAGAAACAAGACAAGAGGTTTTGGTCAGTTATTCTGGAAGAAACAAGGAGTGAGCCGAAAGCAAAAAGAGTCTAGGGAAAGTGATGCATAGAAAGTTGGAAAAGAGCAAATACAGGATTGCTTCACCTTGGGTTGATTACATGTTAACAGGGCTGGGCCATGGCATGTATGGCGTCTCAGATTGGCTGGGGGCTGAGGGAGTCCTGAGTCAGGGGGGTGCACCCTGCGCCAGCTAAACAGCTGAAACTAAGCATGTGTGGGCTTGATTAGTACTTTCAttggagacctcctgggaatactctgggctcattccaatcccttattctTCTCTTATAACATCTTTTTCCTTTTATaattttcttgcccctagctccacccattgggaaaGGATAGAAAAAgattaaatgagaaataaaggaaagattgggagttcctaacctGTACTTCTAGATTCTAGAAAGAATATATAAGGGGTtgaaatgtccttaaagatggggAACCGCGGTCAATTTCCGGGTCAGggacaaggaaaggaaaaaagtggagaaaaataagcgattagAATGAGCTTTACGTTGCTTCTGGAAGAGGTGTTGATGGGCAGAGACGGCGATCAAATAAACCAAATGAACCCAACTTCCGTCCAGTGCTAGCCATGGTTTCTTGGTCAAACCCAGatgaaaacaacagcaaaagGAGCTATTTCTGTAGAAAGTTTCctgtaactgttttttttttttttctttttttttttttctgaagacacctcattataaatattttgaaattaagTATTATTAAGTATTGTGGTCCTCGTAAAGAAGCGCAATACATTCATGAACAGGCTTTGGGAGAAAAGTTCTTAGATATTTccattcaaataatttaaaataacgAGCTGTTTATATCTCAAACGCTGTAATATTTCCATACTGTTTGTAAGACGTCTGTTTATAACGGCAGATTCACAAAGCCTTACGCATTACGCAAGTTGACGGTGGCGGTACGTACACTCCCACAGTGCCTCGCAATGTTATTGTTTAGGCCAAGATGGCCGTTGCAGTTTCTGGTCGTCCAGGATGTGTGCTCCAACGCACTTTATCTTGGACGAACACAAGTCGATCTCATTCTGAAAGTGCCAAAACATGCAGGGAGCCGCTCTTCTTGTTATCTATAGACCGCTATGGGAAAGACTTGGGGtttggaatattttttccaGAAGCTATTCACACATCAGACAGCCTTTACGATGCCACAGTGAGCGATGGCGACTGTAAACTGCGGGTTACCATTCACCCGGGCTTGAACCCGTTAGTCGATAAGAACGAACTTCGGTGCGGTTGCCAGCTCAGAAATGTCACTTTCTCTCGCGTCATTGGTCTGGACGGAAGAAACGAGGGAGACGGATGTCCTACCTATCGGGTGATGAATTTGGAGGTGGATTTGGATGCCGGTTTTGATGCAGGTCTCGAGGCATTCTGTGGAATTGACATAGATGCTCTTCCGTGGTTTGGTTTGGAGGGAGACAGCCGACCCAGTCTCCTTCCGTTGCGGGCCAGGAGAAGCTCGTACCTTCCTATGTGGAATAACCATGATTATTACGGTGACATGTGGAAATACACTGCCCCAATACAGCCCGTAGCCAATCCAGCATCAGACTCTGGCGAAGACACAGAAGGTTTGCCATTTGTCTAGCTATGTGACATGGCTTGCTACCTAACCTTATAACTGTAAACTAGCTCGCGTACTAGAGGATAACGTAATATTTATAGCTTTTGCTGGTGTGAGTtgtggtgaaaatgaaatggttgcGCTTCATCGCTGCCTATTTGTTCGTTTGTGCAACATCCCATTCATTATTTATCCTTAACAGTTATTGAAGTCCCATCTGAGCATACCCTGCCTGGAATAATACCAGTTTACCATCTCGTCTTTGTGATATTCAGACCTGCAACCTACTGTCACCCTACGAGAGGTCAGGCAGGCGTTCCTGTGTAGATCTCGGGTCGTCAAGGGGATTCTCATCGTCAGAATTATTCACAAGTCTCGGCTGTTCTATTACGGAAAGGCAGAGCGCAACTGCGAGTGTCCCTACAAGGTAGCGTATGTCTATATTTACAGTGGCTCTTTGGTCTGAATGAATTTTTCTGAATTATTGGTTTGATTGTATGAATGGTTGCATTTACTTTCAATTTTAGATTGAAATGTTCTTCATATGATTtgtgtgtccctctctgtcgCCAACTCCTCTTGCCTACTTCCTTTTGCTGCTCTCTCACCTCTCAGGCAATGTTTGAGGTGGCAGACAGATCGGGTCAAGCCACCGTGGTTCTGTGGAACACCCTTTGTATGGACTGGTATCGCTGTGTGCACCCGGGGTCCACCCTGAGACTGGCCCGCTACAGAGTGAAGGAGAGCTACAACagcaggacaggagagaggcCGAAGGATGATATTGGTACAGCTGCCCCTGTCCTCGCCACTCATTGCAGTGCAAGCGAGACGTCTAGGTGATGGTAGCATAGACAGTTCAACAACAGAATCAGCATAAACAGTAGCCAAccgttttcatatttaaaataaagtcaTTAGCCTAATAATGAAAgtctttttctgatttatttgTCCCAATAGTTCTGGTAGAGTGGTGCCCTGGCACCCAACAATTGCAATTCAGCCATAAACGAATCAGAGATAAGAAATTATCCTTATTTCTTGCCATTATCCTTTcatgaatttttatttatttattttttgccagaATTAAAGCTTATGTTAGGGGCCTGGGAGGTTAATAGTCTGGCCGTATTTACTGAAAACTTGTGtgatgtttcttcttttttttatttttacgaaGGGTAAAAAGACTTAATGGTGTAGTTCATTACTTCTCAGAATTCTGAACTCTCTCCTTGACTCCCAAAACAACAGAGATCAGCCTGAACTCCAGGAATCCTTCGGCTGACATCTCCTTAATCCCAAAGTCAGATGTCCTCCCACAGTGGCATCTGCCTCACACCCCGTACACCTTCTCCTGTGCGTAAGTAAATCGCGTAGCTGCATCCTCAAATGCAGATTCAAGAATCTGCACTATTCACACCCCTTACACATTCTGCTGCAGGTAGGTACAGTAAATATCTCCTGACAACATCTACTGCAGATTCAAGGATCTATTCTATTCATCCCTTGCACCTTCTACTATTGGTGTGGTACATCTCTACTTTATGCTCCTATCGCCTTTATAATCAAATGAGTTATCACTGTTTCCTctgtttattactttattacaaaGCAATACTGCAGAAATGATTAAACAAAACTCTGGTTTGTTTCATTAGGAAGGAGATTTTGACCTGTCCTGTGGGGAGTACCTGTGATGTCATTGGTCTAGTGGTATTTGTTGGTCGACCAGAACGCACCAGGAACAAGGGTGAGATATGGGAATAGGAAAATTAATGCATTCTTGGGTTCACTGCCTGAAAGGAACTACAACAACTAGAGAAATGAGCAGTTAACAAAATAATctgttattttgtctttgtaCAGACAGCCAAGGGGTGGAATTATGGGAATACCGGTGGCTGCAATTGGAGGATGGGACCACCGAACAGCCAGTCATGGTGAAACTTTTCTCCACTTCCCAGCCAGAGATGCACTCTAACATACATCCAAGTAAGACCATTTAAATAACACTGAGCATTTTCTTAATCCCAGGGCATTGATGAAAGTGATTTTCAGTAGATGAAACGTCTAGGCATGtaagttaatttcatgcaatATTTAGATTTTCTTCCTTGGCTTAGCTTGCAGCTGCTTTAACTCGCCTTCTTTCTTCCATTTTCCCTGCAGTGACAATACTGGTATGCACAAATGTCCAGTTGATGAGGGTCAGTCCTGACAGGGCCACATCCTTCCAGTACCTGACCAATACAAGCCTCACACAGGTTTACAGCACAGGTAAAACCCATGGTGTTGGTTCCACAAATCTGGATCCCTTGCCTTCAAAGACGGTCAGCTCAAGTGTTATTGGCACCGTATATATTAGTTCCATATAGTAAACAGCACAGATAAGAATCTATATGTTACGTTCAAACATGTGCAAaaactatacttttatttcaatacatttactcgcgtttcaatgttttttttaattcagcatTTTTGAATATACAATATGAAGTACTTTAgtttatgcatgttggaaaataatgcttatgtcaataactatttttctttttttagtttacagtattttatgcACATATTTATGAAGCGTACCAATAATTGTGCTTCAAATTAGTATTGCATTGCAATTAGTTATACAGTATTAGgcttatgttttttatttattgaatttatatACCAGGCATTAATAGTGCACAACACCATACTT encodes:
- the si:ch73-71d17.2 gene encoding RPA-related protein RADX, with amino-acid sequence MAVAVSGRPGCVLQRTLSWTNTSRSHSESAKTCREPLFLLSIDRYGKDLGFGIFFPEAIHTSDSLYDATVSDGDCKLRVTIHPGLNPLVDKNELRCGCQLRNVTFSRVIGLDGRNEGDGCPTYRVMNLEVDLDAGFDAGLEAFCGIDIDALPWFGLEGDSRPSLLPLRARRSSYLPMWNNHDYYGDMWKYTAPIQPVANPASDSGEDTEDLQPTVTLREVRQAFLCRSRVVKGILIVRIIHKSRLFYYGKAERNCECPYKAMFEVADRSGQATVVLWNTLCMDWYRCVHPGSTLRLARYRVKESYNSRTGERPKDDIEISLNSRNPSADISLIPKSDVLPQWHLPHTPYTFSCAKEILTCPVGSTCDVIGLVVFVGRPERTRNKDSQGVELWEYRWLQLEDGTTEQPVMVKLFSTSQPEMHSNIHPMTILVCTNVQLMRVSPDRATSFQYLTNTSLTQVYSTGSGHHSTMPYRRLRPVRQFVQWVQTVDENQLLSRAVIGGFFTYPPLPVSLEKYMRDRNGEPGLVTGAELRREVEKLQYRESRTFAIQATVSAVSHVGSGECEEEGCSALSNWTGQLSSTSSTCSRVPLTHPSSPSSVTLSPRSPRLRARQGPFGCGQSAKRRLFHTAEPPRKRLALPLHSNQQTDLEEDADRDFSLWDASMEFLNKTEEADSDEGEDEEEDSGSASSFVTAASSPGSPRQCALGQARAASETVPRRFCPTRRLVQTAAVGLQPACLQEALPQRKLDTFAPADCYHGHYTLTLRALTDGGMVDALFLPGSPGNLHWRPYPHPHNNSWENTLTHGSFSPSAPPPSPSDLIAMATQLTSQRLVCVLEVCQLGSGRVEVVLSRAFPLKD